In Piscinibacter lacus, the DNA window TCGGCCTGCTTGATGAACCCGATGACTTGCTCGTCTGTGAATCTGCTCTTGCGCATCGCGCTTCCTGTCGGTTGCGCGGATTCTTCTCTATTGCCTTGGTACGGATGGCGGGTTGCAGGTCACCAGGGGGAGCGGCGAGGCGGTCCGAACGGGCGCCGCAGCCACGATCTCACGATCTGACTGCCGCGGACGTCCGCGGACGGCCCGTCCTGGCTGGCCGCGGTCCAGTCTGCTCGTCGGACTTTGGGGGGGCGTTTGAATTTCCTATGCGCTGGTGGTGCCGCCGAAAGCCGCGGCCTTGGTGCCGCTGGCGAAGGGTTCGCAGGTGACGATGTGGCCGATGACGTTTTCCAGGTGCACATGCGTGTCGACGCCGCCGGGCAGCACGTACAGGCCCGTGGCATCTACCACCGCGACATCGGCGCCCACCGCGAGCTTCAGCCCGATCTGCCGGACCACGCCGCCATCGAGCAGCAGGTCGGCCACGTAGTCGTCGCTTGCGGTGATCACGCGGCCGTTGCGGACCAGTGTGGTCGTCATCTGGGCGGCTCCGAAAGAAGTGCCGCGGGATGGCCGGGCAGGCGCCCGGGGCTGCCTTCGATTCTGCGGCCTGATCCGCCCGGGGTCGGGCGTCAGTCCTCCTCGACGAGACTCCCCCACTTCTTGTCGCAGATGCGGACCATCTCTTCGAATTTCACGCGCTCGCTTGGCGCATCCTTGAGGATTCCGGAGACAGGGCTCAGGCGTGAGAACTCCTCCTGGATCGCCTTCGCTGCCTTGGGTCCCGGCGTCGGATCACCCTTCATCAGCAAGGCGATTCGCTTCTGCAGGGTGGCGACCCGGGGCAGCAGGGTGGCGGCGAACTGGAATGCCTCGGCGCACTCGTCGCGCTTGGCCTTGTAGCCGAGATAGCCCTTGTCATCGCCTGTGTTGCGCATGGCAGGGATTCCCGCCTCCGTCAACCGCTCGATCATCGACCAGCTCTTCAGCTTGGTCACGGTTCCGTGATTGACGAGAGCGCCGACCTGCACTTTCAGCACCTCCAATTGCTTGAGCCGCAATTCGTCGCTCTTGAGGAACTCCGCTCCGGCCAGCTCCATCTCGAGTTCGTGTTCCTGCTGTTCCGACAGAACCTGGTCGCGAATGTCCCGGATTTCCGCCATCACGCGCATGCCGCCGTCGAACGCGACCGCGGCCCGCTTGCGCAGACTCTTCACCTCCGACTTCAGCTCGGGCACTTGGTCCAGAGCACTGTCGATCCGGCGGTCCAGCGCACCACGCCCCTTGATGAAGTCGCCATTGGCAAATTCAGTTTCCTTCTGGGTGACGGTCTGCGCGAGGAGCCGGCTCTTCTCCAACGTGCCCCGACCACCCTCGCGAAGTTCCTGCATCTGCTTGACGTAGGGCTTGAAGTCTTCGAGGAACTTCTTAACCAGCCTGAGGCCTTCTTCGCGGCCCTTGGTGTGTTCTTCCAGCGCCTTGAAATTCTTCGAGATGCTGCTGGTATCCACATCCATCATGGGAGCCTGCTCCTTGGCGATGAACTCCTGGAGCTGCTTCTGCCCCTCGGCCCGCTTGACGATCATCTGCCTGTAGTCCTTGACAAGGACATAGTCGTCTTCGTAGTCCTTGAAGAGACGCTTGGCCTTGATGCGCAGATAGAGGTGCTCCGCACCTTCGAGGGGGCCGACCTTGATGTACGCCTCTTTGAGTTCCTTGTCCTCCCTGGCCTTCAGCACCGCTTCCAGTGCACCCTTCTTCTGGATGGACGAAGCGTTGTCGTCGCCGATCTTCTCAAGGATGGCCTTCTCGGCATGCATCCAGACGAAAGCCGCAGGCGCAACCTTCTTGTCGTTCAGCGGAAAGATGACCTCCGCCTTGTTCATTTTCTTGCCCATGATGGCTCCTTCGTATGGTTCAGTGGTTGGTCGATCGACCGCTGCGGCTGACGCTGGCGGGCCGTTTCGGCCTGCACCCAGACCACTGCGGTTGCGCCACACCGTCCAGCGGAAAATGTTAGGCCAGCAAGGCGTCCGCAGTTGTCAAACTGGTGGTGGGGGCAAACCCCTGATTCGGGGGGGATTTTGTCGTGGGGGGGGGAATGACGGCCACGCATCCAGCCCGCGGTCCTTGCAGTCGTCCGGCTCGCGGATGACGGCGCGGCAGGTCGACGCCGGGACCGTGGGCGAAGCGCCAAGCCCGACTGGTGCCGCGTTGTGGGGCTCAATTCGCAGCAGCCTCATGCAACCCACCCTGCGTCCACTAGCGCAGCCTGCGCCAGGCCCGTGCCGACGACGAGGGGGCTGCCGCCAGCACCGATTTCGAAAGCTTCATTGCCATGCTCCTTTCAAGGGTTTCCAGTTCCGGCGGTCGGTCGACCAGTGTTCGAGGCCGCGCCTTCGCACGGGTCCGTCGAGCGCGGCGCCGGCCTGCAGGACATCCCAGGTTCGACGCCGTGCCCGGCTGCAAAACAGTGCGGGAGGACGCAACGCTAAGCAACGTTAACTCGCTGATTCGCCAGTGCGCAAACCCGCGCACTCGGTCTCGCCCCGTCTGTTCGTGGGGTCGGCTCAGGCCTGACCGGGATGCGCCGGGACGGTCCAGCCCGGAATCCCGCACCGCATCACAGCATCGCCTTGACCTGAGCGAAGCCCAGTACCGTTTCGGGGTCGACCAGATCCTGATCGTCGAGCCCGGCTAGGCCGCCCCTGGTGTTGATTTCACCTACTGCATCATCAACGCCGATGGGGGCGAGGTGGAGCAATGCGGCAACGGCGCGCGCTGCTTTGCCCGGTATGCGCACGATGCGGGACTCACCAGCAAGCCGCGCATCCGCTTGCAGACAATGACAGCCATCATCGAGCCCGAGTTGCAGGCCGATGGCCGCGTCACGGCAGACATGGCCCCCCCAGCTTGAGCCAGCCCTGGTGCCCTTCGATGCCGAGGGCCTGCCGCCTGGGGCTGCTGCCGGATTCGAAGTCGGCAGCGCGGAGCCGTTCAGGCCAGACCAGGCTGCAACCTCCGGACTCCGCAAGGCTGGGTGCAGGCGCGAGATCCCGCGACGCGGCAAGCCGAGAAGAAGTTCTCGGCTTGCCCGGACGGAGGCCCCTCCCTTGCGGCCCGTCCTCAAGGTTCCTGCGCGACGTCCGAAACAGGCTTGTCTTGGACAAGCGAAGGGAACGTCATGCGCCAGAACCTGCCCGTCACGCAACGTGAATACGACTTCCCGGCCGATGCCACCTTGATGTCGAGCACCGACACGCAGAGCCACATCACCTACGCCAACGAGGCCTTCATCAAGGTCAGCGGCTTCGAGCGCGACGAGATCCTGGGCCAGCCGCACAACATGGTGCGGCATCCCGACATGCCCCGCGAGGCTTTCGCCGACATGTGGAAGACCTTGCAGTCCGGCCAGTCCTGGACCGCGCTGGTCAAGAACCGCCGCAAGGATGGCGATCACTACTGGGTGCGCGCCAATGCCACGCCGGTGGTGCGCGGCGGGCGCATGGTGGGTTACATGTCGGTCCGGACCCGACCCAGCCGTGACGAGGTCGGCCAGGCGGAGGCCACCTACCGTGCCTTCCGGGAGGGGCGCGCCGGCAGCCGCGTCTTCCACCGCGGCCTCATCGTGCACCGGGGCCTGATGGCCTGGCGCTCGGTCGGCCAGACCCTGCCCATCGCCTGGCGCCTGGCGCTGCCGCTGATGCTGATCTCGACCCTGGCCCTGCTGGCCGCCCATGGTTTCGGGCTGGACGGCGGCGGCATGCTGGGCCTGGCCGGCGTGCTCGCCCTGGGTACCGCGCTGAAGATCTGGGTGCTCAATGCCCAGATCGTGCGGCCGCTGCGCCAGGTGCTGGCCCAGGCGCAGAGCGTCGCTGCGGGCCAGGCCGGGCAGAACCTGCACTTCAACCGCATCGATGAGATCGGCATGCTCATGCGCGCGATCAACCAGGCGGGCCTGAACCTCAAGTCCCTGGTCGACGACGTCGGCGAGCAGGTGGGTGGCGTGCGGCGCGCCAGCGACGAGATCGCCAGCGGCAACGGCGACCTGAGCACGCGCACCGAACAGGCTGCGGCGCAGCTTCAGCAGACCGCTGCCTCCATGTCGCAGATGACGGCCACCGTGCGCAACAACACCGAGACCGCGCACAACGCCACCCGGCTGGCCGCCGAGGCCAGCGGTGCCGCGAGCCGAGGGGGCGAGGTGGTGGGCCGGGTGGTCGACACCATGTCGGACATCAGCAGCAGCTCGCGGCGCATCGGCGACATCATCGGCACCATCGACGGGATCGCTTTCCAGACCAACATCCTCGCGCTGAATGCCGCCGTCGAAGCAGCGCGTGCCGGCGAGCAGGGCCGGGGCTTTGCGGTGGTGGCCAGCGAGGTGCGCAGCCTTGCCCAGCGCAGCGCGGAGGCGGCCAAGGAGATCAAGCAGCTCATCCAGGCCAGCGTCGAGACGGTGGAGGCAGGGAGCTCGCTGGTCGACGATGCGGGTCGTGCCATGAGCGACATCGTCGACCGGGTGTCCCAGGTCACGAAGCTCATCTCGCACATCAGTCAGGCCTCCAGCGAGCAGAACGCGGGCATCGACCAGGTCAACACCGCCGTCAGCCAGCTCGACGATGCCACCCAGCAGAACGCAAGCCTGGTTCAGCAAAGTTCCGAGGCCGCGGCCAGTCTCCAGACCCAGGCCCAGCGGCTGACCGAGGCCATCGCCGTGTTCAAGACCGTCGCGGCCTGAGGGACCGGCAGGCCCGTTTCCCAGGCTCAGCCGGTGAGCCCGGGCAGTCGCTCGTAGTGCGCCCGGCCGTCCGGCTTGCCGACATAGATGCCGTGGTCGGCCAGGGCCAGCATGGGCCGGTCGCCGCGGGTGTCGCCATAGGCCCAGAGCACCGAGGGGGGCCGATCGGCCCACCAGGCTTGCAGGCGGCGGACTTTCTCTTCGCCGTAGCAGTTGGCGCCGCGCAAGCGGCCGCTGGCGCGTTCGTCCTGCCAGTCGAGCTGCGAGCAGAGCAGGGCGTCAAAGCCGAGCTGGCGGGCCACGGCGTCCAGGTAGACCTCGGGCGAGGCGCTGACCAGCACGCAGCGGTGGCCGGCGGCCTGGTGGGCGGCCAGGCGCCGCAGGGCGCGCGCATCGAGCAGGCCGGGCAGGGTCTGCTGCAGGAAGCGATCGGTCCAGCCGGCCAGCTCGCTGCGGCTGCGGCCGGCCACGGTGTGGCGCAGCAGCACGAGCTTGGCCGCCTCGTTGCTGATGCGGCCGAGCTGCCAGGCGGCCAGGGCCGGGCTGGTCCGGGCCAGGGCCCAGCCGAGGCGGGCCATGCCCAGGCCGCCGCGCAGCCAGGGGATCAGGCTGTCGCCGCGGGTCAGGGTGCCGTCGAAGTCGAAGGCCGCGACCACCGGACCCGCCGGGTCGCGGGCGGCGGCGGCTGCGGCGGCCGAGGCGGATGCGGCCTTCATTCGGCACCGCCTTCCGGCGCGGCCGAAGCCGGCGCCTGGGCAGGCACGGCCGGTGCACGCAGGGCTTCGGCCAAGCGCAGCGGCGCGCGCGGCGCCTGCGCGGGCGGCAGGGCGGGCACGGGCACCGGCGGCTCGGCACCGCTGCAGCGCACGGCGCCGCACAGGCGCTGGCAGAAGGCGCAGTCGCTCATCGGCAGCATGCGGGGGATCTGGTAGTAGCGCCGGTCGATCTCGGCCAGCACGCCGAGGCGGTAGGCCGCCAGCCGGAAGCCCTGGCCTTCGATGACATGGAAGGTGGCACCGTCCTGCTGCACGCTGAAGGCCCGCACCTGGTCGAAAAAGTCGGCATAGCGGGCCGGGTCGACCGGCTTGTTGCCCACGATGATTCGCAGGGTGTGGCCTTCGAAGTCGGCAAAGTCGACAAGCTGGTCGTCCTGCCGCGAATGGAATTTGCCGGTGCCGAAGACCGGCATGTAGTGGCGCCGCGCATGGCCGTAGATCGAGGCCGGCGTGAAGGCGCTGGCCATCACGATGACGCCCGGCGCCTCGACCTGGGCGAGCAGTTCGCTGGTCTTCACCGAACGCACGATCGAGGGGTAGAGGCTGCTGCGCTGCCAGTGCGCCAGCGAGCTCGCCATCACGCCCAGCGCGGCCAGCACATGCAGGCCGCCGAACACGGCGACTGCGATCACCGCCTTGCGCAGCGCCGCCCGCGGCAGCACAAAGGCCAGCAGCGCGAAGAGGAAGGGGTAGAAGGCCAGCACCCAGTGCAGGCCGATGACCTTCTTGAAGGCCAGCAGCGCGAAGACCGCATGCGGCACGATCACCACGCAGGCCAGCAGCCGGTGCGCACCCAGTGCGGCGCCCAGGCGGCCACGCTCGCGCCAGGCCAGCCAGGCCGCGCCCGGCGTCAGCAGGTAGACCATCATCCCCAGGTAGAGGCCGGGCTTGCGCCACTCGAAGACCTCGCCCTCGTTGCGGTTGATCAGGTTGAACATGACGTTCGGCCAGCAGTGCGCCTGGTTCCAGGCCAGGTGCAGGGCCGGGCCGATCAGGGCC includes these proteins:
- a CDS encoding methyl-accepting chemotaxis protein, which produces MRQNLPVTQREYDFPADATLMSSTDTQSHITYANEAFIKVSGFERDEILGQPHNMVRHPDMPREAFADMWKTLQSGQSWTALVKNRRKDGDHYWVRANATPVVRGGRMVGYMSVRTRPSRDEVGQAEATYRAFREGRAGSRVFHRGLIVHRGLMAWRSVGQTLPIAWRLALPLMLISTLALLAAHGFGLDGGGMLGLAGVLALGTALKIWVLNAQIVRPLRQVLAQAQSVAAGQAGQNLHFNRIDEIGMLMRAINQAGLNLKSLVDDVGEQVGGVRRASDEIASGNGDLSTRTEQAAAQLQQTAASMSQMTATVRNNTETAHNATRLAAEASGAASRGGEVVGRVVDTMSDISSSSRRIGDIIGTIDGIAFQTNILALNAAVEAARAGEQGRGFAVVASEVRSLAQRSAEAAKEIKQLIQASVETVEAGSSLVDDAGRAMSDIVDRVSQVTKLISHISQASSEQNAGIDQVNTAVSQLDDATQQNASLVQQSSEAAASLQTQAQRLTEAIAVFKTVAA
- a CDS encoding ArnT family glycosyltransferase translates to MHALPLSTDPATPARRWGPWLLAVGLGSLLLRALIAWKLPITGDEAFFWWWGVYPDWGYSDHPPMVGWFNAALGRMLGDSTFVMRLPAVLLPLLVGGAIGLALRGLDRERAAVAVLLFWLTPIGLLQVLMTTDIPLALWSALSVAVLWQAERRARLDGRALALYALAGLFLALAFLSKYFAVLLGLAYLAHFALFRRERLAGFALLLLVALIGPALHLAWNQAHCWPNVMFNLINRNEGEVFEWRKPGLYLGMMVYLLTPGAAWLAWRERGRLGAALGAHRLLACVVIVPHAVFALLAFKKVIGLHWVLAFYPFLFALLAFVLPRAALRKAVIAVAVFGGLHVLAALGVMASSLAHWQRSSLYPSIVRSVKTSELLAQVEAPGVIVMASAFTPASIYGHARRHYMPVFGTGKFHSRQDDQLVDFADFEGHTLRIIVGNKPVDPARYADFFDQVRAFSVQQDGATFHVIEGQGFRLAAYRLGVLAEIDRRYYQIPRMLPMSDCAFCQRLCGAVRCSGAEPPVPVPALPPAQAPRAPLRLAEALRAPAVPAQAPASAAPEGGAE
- a CDS encoding HAD-IB family hydrolase — translated: MKAASASAAAAAAARDPAGPVVAAFDFDGTLTRGDSLIPWLRGGLGMARLGWALARTSPALAAWQLGRISNEAAKLVLLRHTVAGRSRSELAGWTDRFLQQTLPGLLDARALRRLAAHQAAGHRCVLVSASPEVYLDAVARQLGFDALLCSQLDWQDERASGRLRGANCYGEEKVRRLQAWWADRPPSVLWAYGDTRGDRPMLALADHGIYVGKPDGRAHYERLPGLTG